One region of Plasmodium vivax chromosome 7, whole genome shotgun sequence genomic DNA includes:
- a CDS encoding hypothetical protein (encoded by transcript PVX_100010A): MISSLNFKPSFEMKNNKGYMFSSLYFSLCCAAIAFLKEIISVSSHKMLLNENVRIATLRL; this comes from the coding sequence atgataagttctttaaattttaagcCCTCGtttgaaatgaaaaataacaaGGGGTACATGTTTTCTagtttgtatttttctttatgcTGCGCAGCTatagcatttttaaaagaaattatttctgTTTCATCACACAAAATGTTGCTGAACGAAAATGTTAGGATCGCTACCCTTAGACTGtga
- a CDS encoding hypothetical protein (encoded by transcript PVX_087165A): MNGNDKSISSKILLNEKKNVDSTTESAKVEYDANNQSDFSSEFEFNFKKHITDSFEVKNKGLFKLSLGNKVNSKSNFANHSERVADSGSSKKHPGNNRKNNELTKPKQLAQTKRGSLLENKDEVITKLKKHIIVLTSQFEKKLSNIENAQKDNFQLEQIYKNKYYLDMKKEKSKAIEIYAENEELLKKLDYYNEFFQELKKKIRCLRRTSLTLVEHFGTAENINFFFKNVRDISSLMQSVEHKCFQKNTHKVKEKSEKLKVDNLEDVKNENKKKKKKTPMKNTLRIATPSYKNHKIAASYTTEKQEKTQKVCVNKEIYLLNDSSLKHYERTNNRNDNVNSPRRNKNTFGHKNKLRKSNYVKLGNTRTENNIDSKKRRKVTNFTIRMKNVSPENSDDILHLLRKTRKINYLLRNYLKTEYDKTMNYPNENINNDGNGDEPFKPGRTKECILRSDNNRGSAMYSSTGKREHIA, encoded by the coding sequence ATGAACGGGAATGACAAAAGTATAAGCAGCAAAATTTTgctaaatgaaaaaaaaaatgtagactCAACAACAGAATCCGCAAAAGTTGAATATGATGCAAATAACCAATCGGATTTCAGCTCAGAGTTCGAATTTAATTTCAAGAAGCACATTACGGACAGTTTCGAAGTTAAAAACAAAGGGTTGTTTAAGCTTTCCCTAGGAAACAAAGTAAATTCTAAATCAAATTTTGCGAATCATAGTGAACGCGTAGCAGACAGCGGAAGCAGCAAAAAACACCCAGGAAATAATcgcaaaaataatgaattgaCTAAACCTAAACAGCTAGCTCAAACTAAAAGGGGAAGTCTCCTTGAAAACAAAGATGAAGTAATAACTAAGCtgaaaaaacatataattgTGCTAACCagccaatttgaaaaaaaattaagtaacATAGAAAATGCTCAGAAAGACAACTTTCAGCTGgaacaaatttataaaaataagtattaTTTAGatatgaaaaaggaaaaaagtaaGGCAATAGAAATTTACGccgaaaatgaagaattacTAAAGAAACTTGATTATTACAATGAATTTTTtcaagaattaaaaaaaaaaattcgctgTCTTCGGAGGACTTCTCTCACCCTTGTAGAACACTTTGGGACtgcagaaaatataaatttcttttttaagaatGTGAGAGATATTTCATCCCTCATGCAATCCGTAGAACATAAATGTTTCCAAAAGAACACGCATaaagtgaaagaaaaaagtgaaaaactaAAAGTTGATAACTTGGaagatgtaaaaaatgaaaacaaaaaaaaaaaaaagaaaaccccCATGAAAAATACGCTTAGAATAGCAACTCCGTCTTataaaaatcacaaaatTGCTGCAAGTTACACAACtgaaaaacaagaaaaaacacaaaaggTATGCgttaataaagaaatatatttgctGAATGATTCATCTTTAAAGCATTATGAAAGGACAAACAATCGAAATGATAATGTAAATAGCCCTcgaagaaacaaaaatacATTTGGACATAAGaacaaattaagaaaaagtaattatgtaaaattagGGAATACACGAACTGAGAATAATATAGATTCTAAAAAAAGACGCAAAGTTACAAATTTCACCATACGAATGAAAAACGTTTCTCCTGAAAATTCAGATGACATTCTACATTTGTTgagaaaaacaagaaaaattaaCTATTTACtaagaaattatttaaagaCAGAATATGATAAAACGATGAATTAtccaaatgaaaatataaataatgatggGAATGGCGATGAGCCATTTAAACCGGGCAGAACTAAAGAATGCATATTACGCAGTGATAATAATAGAGGTTCTGCAATGTACAGTTCTACagggaaaagggaacacaTTGCTTAA
- a CDS encoding hypothetical protein, conserved (encoded by transcript PVX_087160A) yields the protein MMHFKNISPCRRLCLKSKITVNICSKMNMHFLNYVVSLNKCLATKTANRILFSTSKNADYVNYVNEINNFIDAFQKNSDDSSSSGENILSILQKIKNEKKYEQNEDLMEIISSIKLLIEKRVRPVIVNDGGDIKFICFDIDDGIVYVQLEGACVTCSQSEITLQYMIKNMLTYYISEIKEIKNVSKNGIIL from the exons ATGATGCATTTCAAAAACATATCACCGTGTAGACGATTATGTctgaaaagcaaaataactGTTAACATTTGCAGTAAAATGAATATGCATTTCTTAAATTATGTTGTCTCTTTAAACAAATGTCTTGCAACGAAAACCGCCAACCGCATACTTTTTTCGACATCAAAAAATGCGGATTACGTGAATTACGTaaacgaaataaataatttcattgacgcgtttcaaaaaaattctgaCGACTCTTCATCCAGTGGGGAAAATATCCTTTCcatattgcaaaaaattaagaatgaaaaaaaatatgaacaaaatgaagatcTCATGGAAATTATAAGTAGCATAAAGCTGCTCATAGAGAAAAGGGTTCGCCCAGTAATCGTGAATGACGGAGGAGATATCAAATTCATTTGTTTCGACATAGATGATG GCATAGTTTACGTACAACTGGAGGGCGCGTGCGTCACATGCTCGCAAAGTGAAATAACGCTGCAGTACATGATTAAGAATATGCTCACATACTACATATCCGAAAttaaggaaattaaaaatgtgtcaaaaaatggaattattCTTTAA
- a CDS encoding elongation factor, putative (encoded by transcript PVX_087155A), translating into MSNKKWGKNLLYDDYEDDLVDYDNYDEEHYSEFECQEKTDIPKTKGKDDAKGKKPNQQGATTKGKKPNQQGATTKGKKPKQEGETTQVESQDDTPLKAPQMEIQPDSQGNRCIMLSTLNILVLGHIDAGKSTLIGALLYNLSYVSEQTVKKYEHVRESSKYTFILDEEDDERERNITLFNKKKDFYVYYTKGELEQAYNCVVNTQGGSKKGAKPHKGGHQSADGKSSMHGSHTDRTIFADFYKNKTLHSDVLFLRKVNIFDTPGHNELVTNLHTWSFFADTAILVVDANNIYSKKNDETYRNVSILKAVGISNVIVAVNKLDLFDYDPEVFADICKTIESFFQCAKSDSIYNFVLSNNFYVRVKYSQRGGSAATERLAPFEPNLTFIPLSAYKNLNVVKFEEDKRPLLNSTFSLYDEIKYMNLRKDLFRLKVCAEVLSGKRTALTAYYNFVNNNNLFSNNIFCNFCQDGKGGITNSMRKSPNEEDTFVGVVQDLTETNNMISANIKVLHGFLKSKNNYVLLPVGEKITVKKIEKEATLCKYVNVDDLCDYVANVKNLPFIRKVLEQGEAPKKSGDPGGIGSNGDTLCSALDGQDTFESFISILPKIIASCPIGKNAHITNDIVENVFFKVDENKIKNGSVLVNSEPTNLQRNNAPTNLGKNATFACNKVKVLIKVNQVKIPLIIGRVYLLYSLNFSHSVTIQNILYVYKNKSSSFSHDIARGENKLHVECNTNDVAQITDLKNYVKNVNVLYEKVDNKKCLRSDDIGVIELLVNDNSFMCTQHFRPELNYYISQDNPFFSVYDLLSCSVSPLSRFILSEENKIVASGLVIGEA; encoded by the coding sequence atgagcaacaaaaagtgggggaaaaacctCCTCTACGATGACTACGAGGATGACCTAGTGGACTACGACAATTACGATGAGGAACATTACTCCGAGTTTGAGTGCCAGGAAAAAACGGACATCCCCAAAACGAAGGGCAAAGATGacgccaaggggaagaagccaaacCAGCAGGGTGCAAccaccaaggggaagaaaccaAACCAGCAGGGTGCAAccaccaaggggaagaagccaaaaCAGGAGGGCGAAACCACCCAAGTGGAGAGCCAAGATGACACCCCTTTGAaggccccccaaatggagatCCAACCGGACAGCCAAGGCAACAGGTGCATCATGCTGAGCACGCTGAACATCCTGGTGCTGGGGCACATCGACGCGGGGAAGTCGACCCTGATAGGGGCCCTGCTGTACAACCTAAGCTACGTAAGCGAGCAAacggtgaaaaaatatgaacacgTCAGGGAAAGTTCCAAATATACCTTCATATTagacgaggaggacgacgaaaGGGAGAGAAACATAActctttttaacaaaaaaaaagatttctATGTGTATTACACTAAGGGGGAGTTAGAACAAGCCTACAACTGTGTGGTGAAcacccaggggggaagcaaaaaaggggccaaGCCCCATAAGGGCGGCCACCAAAGCGCAGACGGTAAGAGCAGCATGCATGGCTCCCACACGGACAGAACCATATTCGccgatttttacaaaaacaaGACCCTCCACAGTGATGTTCTCTTTTTAAGGAAGGTAAACATTTTTGACACACCGGGGCACAACGAACTGGTGACAAATTTGCACACGTGGAGCTTCTTTGCAGACACAGCCATCCTAGTTGTAGATGCAAATAACATttacagcaaaaaaaatgatgagacGTACAGAAACGTTTCTATATTAAAAGCGGTGGGAATTTCTAACGTCATTGTAGCGGTGAACAAGCTAGACCTGTTCGATTATGACCCAGAGGTGTTCGCAGATATATGCAAAACGATAGAGTCCTTCTTCCAATGTGCCAAAAGTGACAgcatttacaattttgttcttaGTAATAACTTCTACGTGCGGGTGAAATACTCGCAAAGAGGCGGTTCTGCTGCCACAGAGAGGCTTGCACCGTTTGAACCCAATTTAACGTTCATTCCCCTTTCGGcgtacaaaaatttgaacgTGGTTAAATTTGAGGAGGATAAAAGGCCTCTACTGAATAGCACCTTTAGCCTATATGATGAAATTAAGTACATGAATTTAAGGAAAGATTTATTTCGGCTAAAGGTATGTGCGGAGGTTCTGAGCGGTAAGAGGACGGCTCTAACGGCTTACTACAATTTTGTCAATAATAATAACCTCTTTTCgaataacattttttgcaatttttgccAAGATGGGAAGGGAGGCATAACAAATTCGATGAGGAAATccccaaatgaagaagacACATTTGTGGGGGTTGTGCAAGACTTGACAGAAACAAACAATATGATCAGTGCGAATATTAAAGTGCTGCATGGGTTcctaaaaagtaaaaataactaCGTCTTATTGCccgttggggaaaaaattacggtgaagaaaattgaaaaggaagCCACTTTGTGCAAATACGTCAATGTAGATGACCTTTGTGATTACGTGGCCAATGTGAAGAATCTTCCTTTCATAAGGAAGGTGTTAGAACAAGGAGAGGCACCCAAAAAGAGTGGTGACCCTGGGGGTATTGGCAGCAATGGTGATACCCTTTGCAGTGCCCTCGACGGACAAGACACGTTCGAATCTTTTATAAGCATTTTACCCAAGATAATAGCATCGTGCCCGATCggcaaaaatgcacacataaCGAACGACATCGTAGAAAACGTCTTCTTTAAAGTGGACGAGAACAAGATAAAGAACGGGTCAGTTTTGGTAAACAGCGAACCAACCAATTTGCAAAGAAACAACGCACCAAccaatttgggaaaaaacgcCACCTTTGCATGCAACAAGGTGAAAGTATTAATAAAAGTGAACCAAGTTAAAATCCCGCTGATCATAGGACGAGTGTATCTTTTGTATTCCCTAAACTTTTCGCATAGCGTAACCATTCAAAATATTCTCTAcgtgtataaaaataaaagcagtTCCTTTAGCCATGACATAgcaaggggggagaacaaaTTACACGTCGAATGCAACACAAATGATGTAGCTCAAATTactgatttaaaaaattatgtaaaaaatgtgaatgtgCTTTACGAAAAGGTGGATAATAAAAAGTGCTTACGCAGCGATGATATTGGCGTCATTGAGCTCCTCGTTAATGATAACTCCTTCATGTGCACGCAGCACTTCCGGCCTGAATTAAACTACTACATCTCGCAGGACAACCCCTTTTTCAGCGTCTACGACCTCCTTTCGTGCAGCGTCTCGCCCCTCTCTCGCTTTATTCTCTctgaggaaaacaaaattgttgcCAGCGGTTTGGTGATCGGCGAGGCGTGA